In Oryzias melastigma strain HK-1 unplaced genomic scaffold, ASM292280v2 sc02362, whole genome shotgun sequence, a single genomic region encodes these proteins:
- the LOC112141977 gene encoding DNA-binding protein RFX2-like has product MNLQFHYIEKLWQTFWCSTAPSSDGSTSIPSSDDDMEGTIPREKLLALCKYEPVRLWMRSCDHILYQALVEVLIPDVLRPVPSTLTQAIRNFAKSLEGWLTNAMTSFPQEIVRTKVLPASNFATAF; this is encoded by the exons ATGAATCTCCAGTTCCACTACATTGAGAAACTCTGGCAGACGTTTTGGTGTTCCACAGCGCCATCTAGTGACGGAAGCACATCCATTCCCAGCAG TGATGACGACATGGAAGGTACTATTCCCAGAGAGAAGCTCTTGGCTCTGTGTAAATATGAGCCAGTGCGACTGTGGATGAGGAGCTGCGATCACATCCTGTACCAGGCTCTGGTGGAGGTCCTCATCCCGGATGTGTTGCGTCCCGTTCCCA GCACTCTCACTCAGGCCATCAGGAACTTTGCTAAAAGTCTGGAGGGCTGGCTAACCAACGCCATGACCAGCTTCCCGCAAGAGATTGTTCGCACTAAG